In one window of Janthinobacterium sp. 1_2014MBL_MicDiv DNA:
- a CDS encoding bacteriohemerythrin, translated as MGKSHWKDEMALGVPAIDEAHEALFAELARLAHLSDQHFSVAFRELIAAVERDFREEEDLMEQIGFPSLANHREQHARVLSGLHHAWAAVDEGDLAQGRHALSLLPQWLIFHQATMDLALAAALELVQRQPQ; from the coding sequence ATGGGAAAATCGCACTGGAAGGATGAGATGGCGCTGGGCGTGCCCGCCATCGACGAGGCGCACGAAGCGCTGTTTGCGGAACTGGCGCGGCTGGCGCACCTGAGCGACCAGCACTTCAGCGTGGCGTTCCGCGAGCTGATCGCGGCCGTCGAGCGCGATTTCCGCGAGGAAGAGGATTTGATGGAGCAGATCGGTTTTCCCTCGCTGGCGAACCACCGCGAACAGCATGCGCGCGTGCTCAGCGGCTTGCACCATGCGTGGGCCGCCGTCGACGAGGGCGACCTGGCACAGGGACGCCATGCGCTGTCGCTATTGCCGCAATGGCTGATCTTTCACCAGGCCACCATGGACCTGGCCCTGGCGGCGGCGCTGGAACTCGTGCAGCGCCAGCCGCAATGA
- a CDS encoding TonB-dependent siderophore receptor — MQSTTTVFSSSRQPALRPLPHLLQIALLSLAAGVAVPALAADTAPADTAATMPAVTVIGQSTATTEGTQSYTAGETRSATRMELSLRETPQSVSVITRQLLDDLGAVRLDQALAQTTGIQVGQNDTERTTFYARGFGINNIQIDGMARGGNAPLQDTILYDRIEVIRGATGLMGGKGDPSATINMVRKRPTREFQASAGLIMGRWDDQRFEADLSTPLNADGSVRARTALAWQKRDSYLDMYHERKTVGMVIVEADLRPGSLLTAGVDFQDNKPTGATWGAVPYWNADGSLANLPRNTSFTTPWSTWANKQHTVFTSLDQRLPGNWNMHLGYARTESTNRTTVAYAGAGHPDPATGAGMRLWTGAWGAGKNTGDNFDVYASGPFTLLGRKHTAIVGWNGGNQRARSLGGEAEINYPDFIPDYRSWTGNIPRPVFHPDGSHTETVTRLAGGYVATRLSLADPLHVIIGARSSTYRTDTRSYNTQGVYTGSGDFAETRNEVTPYVGAVFDISKQYSAYASFTQLFNPQTSKDRNDKFLPPETGDNAELGIKGEFYDGKLNASAALFHTKKKNLAELDRSVPPGFLLPDGSQAMVANGAGVTAKGVEFDVAGQITPAWEANGGYTYLHAAEADGRRAATTQPRHLLRLATSYRFDGRLAGLKVGGSMTAQSATYSESWYGRPPSGDITNIPQAGYALYNAMASYALGKHASVQLNVNNLLDKKYYRNVGFFDGVFWGEPRNISLSVRSTF, encoded by the coding sequence ATGCAATCGACTACCACCGTCTTCTCTTCTTCGCGCCAGCCCGCCTTGCGCCCCCTCCCCCACCTGCTACAGATCGCCCTGCTCAGCCTTGCCGCCGGCGTGGCCGTGCCGGCGCTGGCGGCCGACACGGCGCCGGCCGACACCGCCGCGACCATGCCGGCCGTTACCGTGATAGGCCAGTCGACGGCGACGACGGAAGGCACGCAGTCGTACACGGCGGGCGAAACGCGCAGCGCCACGCGCATGGAGCTGTCGCTGCGCGAGACGCCGCAATCGGTCAGCGTCATCACGCGCCAGCTGCTCGATGACCTGGGCGCCGTGCGCCTGGACCAGGCGCTGGCGCAAACGACGGGCATCCAGGTAGGCCAGAACGATACGGAGCGCACGACGTTTTACGCGCGCGGCTTCGGCATCAACAATATCCAGATCGACGGCATGGCGCGCGGCGGCAATGCGCCGCTGCAAGACACGATCCTATACGACCGCATCGAAGTGATACGCGGCGCCACGGGCTTGATGGGCGGCAAGGGCGACCCGTCGGCCACCATCAACATGGTACGCAAGCGGCCGACCAGGGAATTCCAGGCCAGCGCCGGCCTCATCATGGGTCGCTGGGACGACCAGCGCTTCGAGGCCGACCTCTCCACGCCCCTGAATGCGGACGGCAGCGTGCGCGCCCGCACCGCCCTGGCCTGGCAAAAACGCGATTCCTACCTGGACATGTACCACGAACGCAAGACGGTCGGCATGGTCATCGTCGAGGCGGACTTGCGTCCTGGCAGCCTGCTGACGGCGGGCGTCGACTTCCAGGATAACAAGCCCACGGGCGCCACCTGGGGCGCCGTGCCCTACTGGAACGCGGATGGCAGCCTGGCCAACTTGCCGCGCAATACCAGCTTCACGACGCCATGGAGCACCTGGGCCAACAAGCAGCACACGGTCTTCACTTCGTTGGACCAGCGCCTGCCCGGCAACTGGAATATGCACCTCGGTTATGCGCGCACGGAAAGCACGAACCGCACCACCGTCGCCTACGCGGGCGCCGGCCATCCCGACCCGGCCACGGGTGCAGGCATGCGCCTGTGGACGGGCGCCTGGGGCGCCGGCAAGAACACGGGCGACAATTTCGACGTCTACGCCAGCGGCCCCTTCACCTTGCTGGGGCGCAAGCACACGGCCATCGTCGGCTGGAACGGCGGCAACCAGCGCGCACGCTCGCTGGGCGGCGAGGCGGAAATCAATTACCCGGACTTCATCCCCGATTACCGCAGCTGGACGGGCAACATTCCCCGTCCCGTGTTCCACCCGGACGGCTCGCACACGGAAACGGTGACGCGCCTGGCGGGCGGCTACGTGGCCACGCGCCTGAGCCTGGCCGACCCGCTGCACGTGATCATCGGCGCGCGCAGCAGCACCTACCGCACGGACACGCGCAGCTACAACACGCAAGGCGTATACACGGGCAGCGGCGACTTCGCGGAAACGCGCAATGAAGTCACGCCGTATGTGGGCGCCGTGTTCGACATCAGCAAGCAATATTCGGCGTATGCCAGCTTCACGCAACTGTTCAATCCGCAGACGAGCAAGGACCGCAACGACAAGTTCTTGCCGCCGGAAACGGGCGACAACGCCGAACTGGGCATCAAGGGCGAATTCTATGACGGCAAGCTGAACGCCTCGGCCGCCCTGTTCCACACGAAGAAAAAGAACCTCGCCGAACTCGACCGCTCGGTGCCGCCCGGCTTCCTGCTGCCCGACGGCAGCCAAGCCATGGTGGCCAATGGCGCGGGCGTGACGGCCAAGGGCGTGGAATTCGACGTCGCGGGCCAGATCACGCCGGCCTGGGAAGCGAACGGCGGCTACACCTACCTGCACGCGGCCGAAGCCGATGGCCGCCGCGCCGCCACCACGCAGCCGCGCCACCTGCTGCGCCTGGCCACCAGTTACCGTTTCGACGGCCGGCTGGCAGGCTTGAAAGTGGGCGGCAGCATGACGGCGCAAAGCGCCACCTACAGCGAATCGTGGTACGGCCGTCCGCCATCGGGCGACATCACGAATATCCCGCAGGCCGGCTACGCGCTGTACAACGCCATGGCCAGCTATGCGCTCGGCAAGCACGCCAGCGTGCAGCTGAACGTCAACAACCTGCTGGATAAAAAATACTACCGCAACGTGGGCTTCTTCGACGGCGTGTTCTGGGGCGAGCCGCGCAATATCAGCCTGTCCGTGCGCAGCACGTTCTAA
- a CDS encoding carbohydrate binding domain-containing protein, with protein sequence MNMNRTTIWTALAMACATVLPVLSASAATPACTNCFEKRWIYYGGNITAAASTADASFNKVIELIHVAKAEGYNGIALNAGGSGSYVAMLNPATAARYPHYFPNFALVVQAARDNGIELIPVGGGPEVPVSAAPDLIEALPTIDTPFIVQDRRAVPVGLSAIDDTSFENNSPAWELFEKAVGNTVYDHIGAHTGQRSLKFSKAGNSNMARLHRKLSNLRPNTAYRASFWVRTENYNPDAAFRIQITDPTAKAPMYANASAGLGWGTQQNGAWNGSGNTLASNQDWQQYNLDFNTGNNPLTYLYIGSWKADLLQAGAVWLDDLEIRQIGLAHTIRRNPATLPVTVKSEDGSITYVESLDYVVGVESLSLPAQSSIGEGATLRVSAYQSAQNMTSMWGTPASACYQKFFDIQKQYYDNIHGLLGGPTKFFLYYDENRVFNWDPACGNVTAGKYLANMIEKHQETLLQAYPNLELYVWNDMFDPKMNAIAKYWAVNGDASNSWEGLKTNTVIVNWSDEGTAKRKASLEFFHGRGHRQMIAGYYDDSALATGNVHSWMEALAQAESNGVTGVNGFMYTAWRGNAGYADVKAVADYIKLHYPQRWPQQ encoded by the coding sequence ATGAACATGAACAGAACGACCATCTGGACGGCGCTGGCAATGGCATGCGCGACCGTGCTGCCCGTGCTTTCCGCAAGCGCGGCCACGCCCGCCTGCACGAACTGCTTTGAAAAACGCTGGATTTATTATGGCGGCAATATTACGGCGGCCGCTTCCACGGCCGACGCCAGTTTCAACAAGGTCATCGAACTGATTCATGTCGCCAAGGCGGAGGGGTATAACGGCATCGCCCTCAATGCGGGCGGCAGCGGTTCCTATGTGGCCATGCTCAATCCCGCCACCGCGGCCAGATATCCCCATTACTTCCCCAATTTTGCCCTCGTGGTGCAGGCGGCCAGGGATAACGGCATCGAATTGATACCGGTCGGCGGCGGCCCGGAAGTGCCCGTCAGCGCCGCGCCGGACTTGATCGAGGCCTTGCCGACCATCGACACGCCGTTCATCGTGCAAGACAGGCGCGCGGTGCCGGTCGGCCTGTCCGCCATCGACGACACCAGTTTTGAAAACAACAGCCCGGCATGGGAATTGTTTGAAAAAGCGGTCGGCAACACGGTCTATGACCATATAGGCGCGCATACGGGCCAGCGCTCGCTGAAGTTCAGCAAGGCGGGAAACAGCAATATGGCCCGCCTGCACCGCAAACTAAGCAATCTGCGGCCGAATACCGCCTACCGCGCATCGTTCTGGGTCAGGACGGAAAACTACAATCCGGACGCCGCCTTCAGGATACAGATCACCGATCCCACGGCAAAGGCGCCCATGTACGCGAATGCCAGCGCCGGCCTGGGCTGGGGTACGCAGCAGAACGGCGCCTGGAATGGCAGCGGCAACACATTGGCCAGCAACCAGGATTGGCAACAATATAATCTGGACTTCAATACGGGGAATAATCCCCTCACGTATTTGTACATCGGCAGCTGGAAGGCGGATCTGCTGCAAGCCGGCGCCGTCTGGCTCGATGATCTGGAAATCAGGCAGATCGGCCTGGCGCATACGATACGCCGCAATCCCGCCACCCTGCCCGTCACGGTCAAGTCGGAAGACGGCAGCATCACCTATGTGGAATCGCTCGATTACGTCGTTGGCGTGGAATCGCTGAGCCTGCCCGCGCAAAGCAGCATCGGCGAAGGGGCCACCCTGCGCGTATCGGCCTATCAGTCGGCGCAGAACATGACGTCCATGTGGGGCACGCCGGCCAGCGCCTGCTATCAGAAATTCTTCGACATCCAGAAACAGTACTACGACAATATCCACGGCCTGCTCGGCGGCCCGACGAAATTCTTCCTCTACTACGATGAAAACCGGGTATTCAACTGGGATCCGGCCTGCGGCAACGTCACGGCCGGCAAATACCTGGCAAATATGATCGAGAAGCACCAGGAAACCCTGCTGCAAGCGTATCCGAACCTGGAACTGTATGTGTGGAACGACATGTTCGACCCGAAGATGAACGCCATTGCCAAATACTGGGCCGTCAACGGCGACGCGAGCAATTCATGGGAAGGCTTGAAAACGAATACGGTTATCGTCAACTGGAGCGACGAAGGGACGGCCAAGCGCAAGGCGTCGCTGGAATTCTTCCATGGCCGCGGACACCGGCAAATGATCGCCGGCTACTATGACGACAGCGCCCTCGCCACCGGCAACGTGCACTCCTGGATGGAGGCGCTGGCGCAGGCGGAAAGCAATGGCGTGACGGGCGTCAACGGCTTCATGTACACGGCCTGGCGCGGCAATGCCGGCTATGCCGACGTCAAGGCCGTCGCCGACTACATCAAGCTGCATTATCCGCAGCGCTGGCCGCAGCAGTAA
- a CDS encoding nucleotidyltransferase domain-containing protein: protein MTTIPTYDDIRAIAVRLVQQRYPTAVAAIIGGSFATGRQTPTSDIDLLLLFEHVDCAWRSTIVSEGRTVELFAHDVATFTYFCKEIDAPRGTVPLVNMVTEGENIVASGPHYTQLLALAQTIDASGPPVLDMDNLRRRRYAITTALEDLVDSTHPGEALAVACQLYELLADLHLRAAGAWSGGGKHLFRRLQAVDAAIAGQLDGALRLAAADLPAGQRAFEHVSAAMLAPVGGPLLHGFCLPAPAHWRSAPQ, encoded by the coding sequence TTGACGACTATCCCTACCTACGACGACATCCGCGCGATAGCCGTGCGGCTGGTGCAGCAACGCTATCCCACGGCCGTGGCGGCCATCATCGGCGGCTCGTTTGCCACGGGCCGGCAGACGCCCACGTCCGATATCGACTTGCTGCTGCTGTTCGAACATGTCGATTGCGCCTGGCGCTCGACCATCGTGTCCGAAGGGCGCACGGTGGAATTGTTCGCGCATGACGTGGCCACGTTCACATATTTCTGTAAAGAAATCGATGCGCCGCGCGGCACGGTGCCGCTGGTCAACATGGTGACCGAAGGGGAAAACATCGTCGCGTCCGGCCCGCACTACACCCAGTTGCTGGCGCTGGCGCAAACCATCGACGCGTCCGGGCCGCCCGTGCTCGATATGGACAACTTGCGGCGGCGGCGCTACGCCATCACCACCGCGCTGGAAGACCTGGTTGACAGCACCCACCCGGGCGAGGCGCTGGCCGTGGCCTGCCAGCTGTACGAACTGCTGGCCGACCTGCACCTGCGCGCGGCCGGTGCCTGGAGCGGCGGCGGCAAGCATCTGTTCCGCCGGCTGCAGGCGGTTGACGCCGCCATCGCCGGCCAGCTGGACGGCGCGCTGCGCCTGGCGGCGGCCGACTTGCCGGCCGGCCAGCGTGCCTTCGAACACGTGAGCGCCGCCATGCTGGCGCCCGTCGGCGGTCCCCTGCTGCATGGCTTCTGCCTGCCGGCGCCCGCGCACTGGCGCAGCGCGCCGCAGTAA
- a CDS encoding methylated-DNA--[protein]-cysteine S-methyltransferase encodes METICKVIPSPVGELTLVARGADLAAILWENDKPNRVRLGDMRVDDNCAVLQETARQLGEYFAGTRQQFDVPLDFAGTTFQQEVWQALLTIPYGQTRSYGEIARQIGRPAAVRAVGAANGKNPISIIAPCHRVIGATGELTGFAGGLHAKETLLALEGISLSSDREALKTGHARRRAVQIDAAQGCLF; translated from the coding sequence ATGGAAACCATATGTAAGGTGATACCCTCGCCCGTGGGCGAGCTGACCCTGGTGGCGCGCGGCGCGGACCTGGCCGCCATTTTGTGGGAAAACGACAAGCCGAACCGCGTGCGCCTGGGCGACATGCGCGTCGACGACAACTGTGCCGTGCTGCAGGAAACGGCGCGCCAGCTGGGCGAATATTTCGCCGGCACGCGCCAGCAGTTCGACGTGCCGCTCGATTTTGCCGGCACCACCTTCCAGCAGGAAGTGTGGCAGGCGCTGCTGACGATTCCCTATGGCCAGACGCGCAGCTATGGCGAGATCGCGCGCCAGATCGGCCGCCCCGCCGCCGTGCGCGCCGTGGGCGCCGCCAACGGCAAGAACCCCATTTCCATCATCGCTCCCTGCCACCGGGTCATCGGCGCCACGGGAGAATTGACGGGCTTTGCGGGCGGCTTGCATGCCAAGGAAACCTTGTTGGCGCTGGAAGGCATATCGCTGTCGAGCGACCGCGAAGCATTGAAGACGGGCCACGCCCGCCGCCGCGCCGTGCAGATTGATGCGGCGCAAGGCTGCCTGTTTTAG
- a CDS encoding DUF1294 domain-containing protein, producing the protein MPYLAILLFAILYLLATFFFHIPVLVALVYGVLSLCCFIAYALDKAAAREGRWRTSERTLLLLGLCCGWPGAVLAQQWLRHKSGKRAFRVLFWLSVAINIAAFVYCSMHYAAPDIGTEVAPIEL; encoded by the coding sequence ATGCCTTATCTAGCCATCCTGCTGTTTGCCATCCTGTATTTACTGGCCACTTTCTTTTTCCACATCCCCGTCCTCGTCGCCCTCGTGTATGGCGTGCTGAGCCTGTGCTGCTTCATCGCCTATGCGCTCGACAAGGCCGCCGCCAGGGAAGGACGCTGGCGCACGTCGGAGCGCACCTTGCTGCTGCTGGGATTATGCTGCGGCTGGCCGGGCGCCGTGCTGGCGCAGCAATGGCTGCGCCACAAGTCCGGCAAGCGCGCGTTCCGCGTGCTGTTCTGGCTCAGCGTCGCCATCAATATCGCGGCCTTCGTGTACTGCAGCATGCATTATGCGGCGCCCGATATCGGCACGGAAGTCGCCCCCATCGAGCTGTAA
- the cydX gene encoding cytochrome bd-I oxidase subunit CydX → MWYFAWILGLPLAATFAVLNAMWYEIADGDTTPEQYRDTSD, encoded by the coding sequence ATGTGGTATTTCGCCTGGATACTGGGCCTGCCTCTGGCGGCGACCTTCGCCGTGCTCAATGCGATGTGGTATGAAATAGCCGACGGCGACACGACGCCGGAGCAGTACCGCGACACGTCCGACTAA
- the cydB gene encoding cytochrome d ubiquinol oxidase subunit II — translation MILHEMISYETLRLIWWLLIGVLLVGFAITDGFDLGTGILLPFVGKTDLERRVVINSIGPVWEGNQVWLILGGGAIFAAWPQLYAVSFSGFYLAMFVILVALIVRPVAFKFRSKREDPRWRARWDAALFVGGFVPALICGVAIGNVLQGVPFRFSPDMHIFYDGSFFALLNPFALLCGLVSVAMLVLHGATWLQVKTDGAVAERARRYGSVAAIATVALYALAGLALWLWVDGYRITSAIVVDGPSNPLLKTAEVHVGAWFHNFAAHPWIWIAPALGLLGPLLAFAFLRARREVPALLASAAGIAGIILGVGAAMFPFILPSSIDPRASLTVWDSSSSHLTLFIMLVVTAIFIPLIVAYTTWVYKVLWGKVDGKAIEDDSGHAY, via the coding sequence ATGATTTTGCATGAAATGATTTCGTATGAAACACTGCGCCTGATCTGGTGGCTGCTGATCGGCGTGCTGCTGGTGGGCTTTGCCATCACGGACGGCTTCGACCTCGGCACGGGTATCCTGCTGCCGTTCGTCGGCAAGACGGACCTCGAACGCCGCGTCGTCATCAACAGCATCGGGCCCGTCTGGGAAGGCAACCAGGTATGGCTGATCCTCGGCGGCGGCGCCATCTTCGCCGCCTGGCCGCAGCTGTACGCCGTCTCGTTCTCGGGCTTTTACCTGGCCATGTTCGTCATCCTCGTGGCGCTGATCGTGCGCCCCGTGGCCTTCAAGTTCCGCAGCAAGCGCGAAGATCCGCGCTGGCGCGCGCGCTGGGACGCGGCCCTGTTCGTCGGCGGCTTCGTGCCGGCCCTGATCTGCGGCGTGGCCATCGGCAACGTGCTGCAAGGCGTGCCGTTCCGCTTCTCGCCGGACATGCACATCTTCTATGACGGTAGCTTCTTTGCCTTGCTCAACCCATTCGCCTTGCTGTGCGGCCTGGTGTCGGTCGCCATGCTGGTGCTGCATGGCGCGACCTGGTTGCAGGTGAAAACCGATGGCGCCGTGGCCGAGCGCGCGCGCCGCTACGGCAGCGTGGCGGCCATTGCCACCGTGGCGCTGTATGCGCTGGCCGGCTTGGCCCTGTGGCTGTGGGTCGATGGCTACCGCATCACCAGCGCCATCGTTGTCGATGGACCGTCGAATCCGCTGCTGAAAACGGCGGAAGTGCACGTCGGCGCCTGGTTCCACAATTTCGCGGCCCATCCGTGGATCTGGATCGCGCCTGCGCTGGGCTTGCTGGGGCCCTTGCTGGCCTTCGCCTTCCTGCGCGCGCGCCGCGAAGTGCCCGCCCTGCTGGCCAGCGCGGCCGGCATCGCCGGCATCATCCTCGGCGTGGGTGCGGCCATGTTCCCGTTCATCCTGCCCTCGTCGATCGACCCGCGCGCCAGCCTGACGGTGTGGGATTCCTCGTCCAGCCACCTGACCCTGTTCATCATGCTGGTCGTCACGGCCATCTTCATTCCCCTGATCGTGGCATACACGACCTGGGTATATAAAGTGCTGTGGGGCAAGGTCGACGGCAAGGCCATCGAAGACGACAGCGGTCACGCCTACTAA
- a CDS encoding cytochrome ubiquinol oxidase subunit I → MDFDIVALSRLQFALTALYHFIFVPLTLGLSVILAIMETVYVMTNRPIWRDMTKFWGVLFGINFAMGVATGIVMEFQFGMNWSYYSHYVGDIFGAPLAIEGLMAFFLEATFVGLFFFGWDKLSKRGHLITTWLVAIGSNFSALWILIANGWMQNPVGAAFNPQTMRMEVSDFGAVLTNPVAQAKFVHTVSAGYTAASIFVLGISAWYLLKGRHVQLAKRSMTVAASFGLAASLSVVVLGDESGYLSSEHQKMKLAAIEAMWTTEPAPAAFTAIGFPDQEARETHYAVHIPMVMGLIGTRSLTTEIPGIEQLVDRGELLIRDGIKAYDALQTIRGVAPGGPVPQEAKDVFESKGQSMGYALLLKRYVDDPRQATDAQIRKAALDTVPPVAPLFWSFRVMVGLGMFFILLTGTFFVLSTRRTLDKHRWLLKVAVFAIPLPWVAIEAGWIVAEVGRQPWVIEGVLPTAVAVSNLGATTLLLTIAGFAAIYTVLLIIEMKLLLKAIRKGPEEHAPAPAPAAAATRTQRA, encoded by the coding sequence ATGGACTTCGATATTGTCGCTTTATCCAGACTGCAGTTTGCACTGACAGCCCTGTACCACTTTATATTCGTTCCGCTGACGCTCGGCCTGTCAGTCATCCTCGCCATCATGGAGACCGTGTACGTGATGACGAACCGCCCCATCTGGCGCGACATGACCAAGTTCTGGGGTGTCTTGTTCGGCATCAACTTCGCCATGGGCGTGGCCACCGGCATCGTCATGGAATTTCAGTTCGGCATGAACTGGAGCTATTACAGCCATTATGTGGGCGATATCTTCGGCGCGCCGCTGGCCATCGAAGGGTTGATGGCCTTCTTCCTGGAGGCGACCTTCGTCGGCCTGTTCTTCTTCGGCTGGGACAAGCTGTCGAAGCGGGGCCACCTGATCACCACCTGGCTGGTGGCCATCGGCTCGAATTTCTCGGCCCTGTGGATTCTGATCGCCAACGGCTGGATGCAAAATCCCGTCGGCGCCGCCTTCAATCCGCAAACCATGCGCATGGAAGTGAGCGACTTCGGCGCCGTGCTGACCAATCCCGTGGCGCAGGCGAAATTCGTGCACACGGTGTCGGCCGGCTATACGGCAGCGTCGATCTTCGTGCTGGGCATTTCCGCCTGGTATCTGCTGAAGGGCCGCCACGTGCAGCTGGCCAAGCGCTCGATGACGGTGGCCGCCTCGTTCGGCCTGGCCGCCTCGCTGTCGGTGGTGGTGCTCGGTGACGAAAGCGGCTACCTGTCGTCCGAACACCAGAAGATGAAGCTGGCCGCCATCGAAGCGATGTGGACCACGGAGCCGGCCCCGGCCGCCTTCACGGCCATCGGCTTCCCCGACCAGGAAGCGCGCGAGACGCATTACGCCGTGCACATCCCGATGGTCATGGGCTTGATCGGCACGCGTTCGCTGACGACGGAAATCCCCGGCATCGAGCAGCTGGTCGACCGCGGCGAACTGCTGATACGCGACGGCATCAAGGCGTATGACGCGCTGCAAACCATCCGTGGCGTGGCCCCGGGCGGCCCGGTGCCGCAAGAGGCGAAGGACGTGTTCGAGTCGAAAGGCCAGTCCATGGGCTATGCCTTGCTGCTGAAGCGTTACGTGGACGATCCGCGCCAGGCGACGGACGCGCAGATCCGCAAGGCCGCGCTCGACACCGTGCCGCCTGTGGCGCCCCTGTTCTGGTCCTTCCGCGTGATGGTGGGCCTGGGCATGTTCTTTATCTTGTTGACTGGCACTTTCTTCGTGCTGTCGACGCGCCGCACGCTGGACAAGCACCGCTGGCTGCTGAAAGTGGCCGTGTTCGCCATCCCGCTGCCGTGGGTGGCCATTGAGGCCGGCTGGATCGTGGCCGAAGTGGGCCGCCAGCCGTGGGTCATCGAAGGCGTGCTGCCGACGGCCGTGGCGGTCTCCAACCTGGGCGCGACGACCTTGCTGCTCACGATCGCCGGCTTTGCCGCCATCTACACCGTGCTGTTGATTATCGAAATGAAGCTGTTGCTCAAGGCCATACGCAAGGGGCCGGAAGAGCATGCGCCGGCCCCCGCGCCAGCTGCCGCAGCCACTCGTACTCAACGCGCCTAA
- a CDS encoding amino acid ABC transporter ATP-binding/permease protein yields MTTSRIWHPVLRQLLLAQPGKLIGGALLAALTVVAGMALLGLSGWFITATSVAGLHASTAIVFDVFGPSAGIRLLAIGRTGSRYAERLVTHDATFAALASIRVQLFRGWSRPEAASRLLRQPAKLLFRLTADIDALESLYLRLLVPAFSALCAALLAGVALGVMQWQLGLGLAAWLLAAGGGIGWRVVRGARRPAIVRSRAIERLRSGAIDLVAGQTDLVMAGRIDAQCQALAQIDRSLAQADVALLKLDTAAGAAYGVAGSLTLAGMLLAVAALVEQQALSMPAAALALLVALTAVEPFAGLRRGALEAGRMLLAMRRLAPRLGHHAVAAAPVDTAPGLRLEHVSAAHAGSNVAILHDVSLHIADGERVALIGPSGAGKSTLLAIAARELAPLSGKVHAPRACLFTQKTELFQDSLRDNLRLADPSASDARLWEALQAAGLEDEVRAFAGGLDTMLGEGGLGLSGGQARRLALARLFLHESTLWLLDEATEALNAQTAGDVLQRLRARCEGRSLLIATHLRREAALADRLIRIRDGRIVEQLQRGTDGFAAALAGLRGD; encoded by the coding sequence ATGACAACTTCCCGCATATGGCATCCCGTCCTGCGGCAATTGCTGCTGGCCCAGCCCGGCAAGCTGATCGGGGGCGCCTTGCTGGCGGCCCTGACGGTGGTGGCCGGCATGGCGTTGCTGGGCTTGTCCGGCTGGTTCATCACGGCCACCTCGGTCGCCGGCCTGCATGCCTCGACGGCCATCGTGTTCGATGTGTTCGGCCCGTCGGCCGGCATCCGCCTGCTGGCCATCGGCCGCACGGGTTCGCGCTATGCGGAGCGTCTCGTCACGCATGACGCCACGTTCGCCGCGCTGGCCAGCATCCGCGTGCAGCTGTTTCGCGGCTGGTCGCGCCCCGAGGCGGCCAGCCGCCTGTTGCGCCAGCCCGCCAAGCTGCTGTTCCGCCTGACGGCCGATATCGACGCGCTCGAGTCGCTGTACCTGCGCCTGCTGGTACCCGCTTTCTCCGCCCTGTGCGCGGCCTTGCTGGCCGGCGTGGCGCTGGGCGTGATGCAGTGGCAACTGGGCCTCGGCCTGGCCGCCTGGCTGCTGGCCGCCGGCGGCGGCATCGGCTGGCGCGTCGTGCGCGGCGCGCGCCGTCCCGCCATCGTGCGTTCGCGCGCCATCGAAAGGCTGCGTTCGGGCGCCATCGACCTGGTGGCGGGGCAGACGGACCTGGTGATGGCGGGCCGTATCGACGCCCAGTGCCAGGCGCTGGCGCAGATCGACCGGTCGCTGGCGCAAGCCGACGTGGCCTTGCTGAAGCTGGACACGGCGGCCGGCGCCGCCTACGGCGTGGCAGGCAGCCTGACCCTGGCCGGCATGCTGTTGGCCGTGGCCGCGCTGGTGGAGCAGCAGGCGCTGAGCATGCCGGCCGCGGCGCTGGCCCTGCTGGTCGCGCTGACGGCCGTCGAGCCATTTGCCGGCCTGCGCCGCGGCGCGCTGGAAGCAGGGCGCATGCTGCTGGCCATGCGCCGCCTGGCGCCGCGCCTCGGTCATCACGCGGTGGCGGCGGCGCCTGTTGACACGGCGCCTGGCTTGCGCCTGGAACACGTCAGCGCCGCGCATGCGGGCAGCAATGTTGCCATCTTGCATGACGTATCGCTGCATATCGCGGACGGCGAACGCGTGGCCTTGATCGGCCCCAGCGGCGCCGGCAAGTCCACTTTGCTGGCCATCGCCGCGCGCGAACTGGCGCCGCTGTCGGGCAAGGTGCATGCGCCGCGCGCCTGCCTGTTCACGCAGAAGACGGAACTGTTCCAGGACAGCCTGCGCGACAACCTGCGCCTGGCCGATCCGTCCGCCAGCGACGCGCGCCTGTGGGAAGCGCTGCAGGCGGCCGGCCTGGAGGACGAGGTGCGCGCGTTTGCGGGCGGCCTCGACACCATGCTGGGGGAAGGGGGACTGGGCTTGTCCGGCGGCCAGGCGCGCCGGCTGGCCCTGGCGCGGCTGTTCCTGCACGAGTCGACCTTGTGGCTGCTGGACGAGGCCACCGAGGCCCTGAATGCGCAGACGGCGGGCGACGTCCTGCAGCGCCTGCGCGCGCGCTGCGAAGGGCGCAGCTTGCTGATCGCAACCCACTTGCGGCGCGAAGCGGCGCTGGCCGACCGTTTGATCCGCATCCGCGACGGGCGCATCGTCGAGCAGCTGCAGCGGGGCACGGACGGTTTCGCGGCGGCGTTGGCCGGCTTGCGCGGAGATTGA